In Heliangelus exortis chromosome Z, bHelExo1.hap1, whole genome shotgun sequence, a genomic segment contains:
- the LOC139790193 gene encoding coiled-coil domain-containing protein 81-like translates to MYIRRQLLQKKVVDIGVGTFAVVPASAIVGEDKVLPVERPVFELCRPLKKFYKLKRAKTKIPDKTLSAPLDFQQIAADIHFHWEIVEQCVHETLLFFAGALLDNKEVEFFFQGIGILAVQRKAVCRIPPIYKESHGQDGHKTVRRQNGLLEEAVDSPTLESFDSHLDRVLTHLI, encoded by the exons ATGTACATCCGGAGACAGCTCTTGCAGAAGAAG GTGGTGGACATCGGAGTTGGGACATTTGCAGTTGTCCCAGCATCTGCCATAGTGGGAGAGGACAAGGTGTTGCCTGTTGAGAGACCTGTGTTTGAGCTGTGCAGGCCCCTGAAGAAATTTTACAAACTCAAGCGTGCAAAGACCAAAATTCCTG ACAAGACACTGTCTGCTCCACTGGACTTTCAGCAGATTGCTGCAGACATCCACTTCCACTGGGAAATCGTGGAGCAGTGCGTACATGAgactctgcttttctttgctggGGCCCTCCTAGACAACAAGGAGGTGGAATTCTTCTTCCAGGGCATTGGCATCCTGGCTGtgcaaagaaaagcagtctGCAGGATACcccctatttacaaggagtcacatggacaagatgggcacaa gacagtcagacgTCAGAATGGTCTCCTAGAGGAAGcggtggattcccccactttggaaagttttgaCTCTCATCTTGACAGAGTGCTGAcacatctcatataa